A single genomic interval of Eurosta solidaginis isolate ZX-2024a chromosome 3, ASM4086904v1, whole genome shotgun sequence harbors:
- the HmgD gene encoding high mobility group protein D — translation MSDKPKRPLSAYMIWLNSAREQIKRENPNFKVTEIAKKGGEMWRAMKDKSEWEAKAAKAKENYEDAVKEFQANGGSSANGNSKKRGKAAKKPAKKSKKAESDEDEEDEDSE, via the exons ATGTCCGACAAACCAAAACGTCCCCTATCAGCATACATGATATGGCTTAATAGTGCACGCGAACAAATTAAGCGCGAAAATCCAAACTTCAAAGTAACTGAAATAGCGAAAAAAGGTGGAGAGATGTGGCGTGCAATGAAGGATAAATCG GAATGGGAGGCGAAGGCTGCCAAAGCGAAGGAGAACTACGAAGATGCAGTTAAGGAGTTCCAAGCCAATGGTGGTAGCTCAGCAAATGGAAATAGCAAGAAACGCGGTAAAGCGGCGAAAAAACCCGCAAAAAAAAGCAAGAAGGCTGAATCCGATGAGGATGAGGAGGACGAAGACAGCGAGTAA